In Lepus europaeus isolate LE1 chromosome 8, mLepTim1.pri, whole genome shotgun sequence, a single genomic region encodes these proteins:
- the SRD5A3 gene encoding polyprenol reductase isoform X1, giving the protein MAPWALGALWALSPLRALWLALAAAFLLVLLLQLLPPGLLPGYALFQDLIRYGKTKLGAPPRPAVCRAFDVPKRYFSHFYVISVLWNGFLLWLLTQSLFLAAPLPHWLHGLLRLLGATQVQGPAGGEGALSALLVLVCVWLHSARRLFECCFVSVFSPAAMHLVQYCFGLAYYVLLGLTVLSQAPLDGHHVYVIGKNLLRQARWFHILGVLMFVWSSAHQYKCHVILGNLRRNKAGVVIHCNHRIPFGDWFEYVSCPNYLAELLIYVSMAVTFGLRNLTWWLVIAYVFCSQTLSAWLSHKFYRSKFVSYPKHRKAFLPFLF; this is encoded by the exons ATGGCGCCCTGGGCGCTGGGCGCGCTGTGGGCGCTGAGCCCGCTGCGCGCGCTGTGGCTCGCGCTGGCCGCCGCCTTCCTGCTGgtcctgctgctgcagctgctgccgcCCGGCCTGCTCCCTGGCTACGCGCTCTTCCAGGACCTCATCCGCTACGGGAAAACCAAGCTCGGGGCGCCGCCGCGCCCAGCCGTCTGCCGGGCCTTTGATGTCCCCAAGAG GTACTTCTCTCACTTCTACGTCATCTCAGTGCTGTGGAACGGCTTCCTGCTTTGGCTCCTCACGCAGTCTCTGTTCCTGGCCGCGCCACTTCCACACTGGCTTCACGGCTTGCTCAGACTTCTGGGGGCCACGCAAGTGCAAG GGCCAGCAGGCGGCGAGGGCGCACTGTCGGCACTGCTGGTGCTGGTGTGCGTGTGGCTGCACAGCGCACGCCGCCTCTTCGAGTGCTGCTTTGTCAGCGTCTTCTCTCCAGCTGCCATGCACCTGGTGCAGTACTGCTTCGGGCTGGCCTACTATGTGCTGCTTGGCCTCACCGTGCTCAGCCAGGCACCGCTGGACGGCCACCATG TCTACGTGATAGGGAAGAATCTGCTGAGGCAGGCACGCTGGTTCCACATCCTGGGCGTGCTCATGTTCGTCTGGTCGTCCGCCCACCAGTACAAGTGCCACGTGATTCTCGGCAACCTGAGGAGGAACAAAGCAG GGGTGGTCATTCACTGTAACCACAGGATCCCCTTTGGAGATTGGTTTGAGTACGTGTCCTGCCCCAACTACCTGGCCGAGCTGCTGATCTACGTGTCCATGGCCGTCACCTTCGGCTTGCGCAACCTCACCTGGTGGCTGGTGATCGCCTATGTCTTCTGCAGCCAGACGCTGtccgcctggctcagccacaaGTTCTACAGAAGCAAATTCGTGTCCTACCCGAAGCACAGGAAAGCGTTCCTGCCATTTCTGTTCTGA
- the SRD5A3 gene encoding polyprenol reductase isoform X2, translated as MSLEEGGGTHLVPCPVQGCRDWMLSGLLVIATVLRRYFSHFYVISVLWNGFLLWLLTQSLFLAAPLPHWLHGLLRLLGATQVQGPAGGEGALSALLVLVCVWLHSARRLFECCFVSVFSPAAMHLVQYCFGLAYYVLLGLTVLSQAPLDGHHVYVIGKNLLRQARWFHILGVLMFVWSSAHQYKCHVILGNLRRNKAGVVIHCNHRIPFGDWFEYVSCPNYLAELLIYVSMAVTFGLRNLTWWLVIAYVFCSQTLSAWLSHKFYRSKFVSYPKHRKAFLPFLF; from the exons ATGTCcctggaggaaggaggaggaacacACTTGGTGCCTTGCCCTGTACAGGGCTGTCGTGATTGGATGCTCTCTGGGCTTCTTGTGATTGCTACTGTGTTGAGAAG GTACTTCTCTCACTTCTACGTCATCTCAGTGCTGTGGAACGGCTTCCTGCTTTGGCTCCTCACGCAGTCTCTGTTCCTGGCCGCGCCACTTCCACACTGGCTTCACGGCTTGCTCAGACTTCTGGGGGCCACGCAAGTGCAAG GGCCAGCAGGCGGCGAGGGCGCACTGTCGGCACTGCTGGTGCTGGTGTGCGTGTGGCTGCACAGCGCACGCCGCCTCTTCGAGTGCTGCTTTGTCAGCGTCTTCTCTCCAGCTGCCATGCACCTGGTGCAGTACTGCTTCGGGCTGGCCTACTATGTGCTGCTTGGCCTCACCGTGCTCAGCCAGGCACCGCTGGACGGCCACCATG TCTACGTGATAGGGAAGAATCTGCTGAGGCAGGCACGCTGGTTCCACATCCTGGGCGTGCTCATGTTCGTCTGGTCGTCCGCCCACCAGTACAAGTGCCACGTGATTCTCGGCAACCTGAGGAGGAACAAAGCAG GGGTGGTCATTCACTGTAACCACAGGATCCCCTTTGGAGATTGGTTTGAGTACGTGTCCTGCCCCAACTACCTGGCCGAGCTGCTGATCTACGTGTCCATGGCCGTCACCTTCGGCTTGCGCAACCTCACCTGGTGGCTGGTGATCGCCTATGTCTTCTGCAGCCAGACGCTGtccgcctggctcagccacaaGTTCTACAGAAGCAAATTCGTGTCCTACCCGAAGCACAGGAAAGCGTTCCTGCCATTTCTGTTCTGA